A region of Chitinophaga horti DNA encodes the following proteins:
- a CDS encoding dihydrodipicolinate synthase family protein, whose protein sequence is MSIAWKGIYPALTTKLNANEELDLPLFKQNLDAQLSAGIDAIVLGGTLGEASTLTTNEKETLTKFAVEQTTGKIPVILNIAEGSTAEALQRAKEAKAWGAKGLMMLPPMRYKTDARETAAYFKTVANSTDLPIMIYNNPVDYKTEVTLDVFEELAECPNIQAVKESTRDISNVTRMRNAFGDRFKILCGVDTLAMEELLMGADGWVGGLVCAFPEETVAVYRLVKAGRIEEALKIYRWFLPLLELDIHAKLVQYIKLAEAQVGLGTEYVRAPRLTLIGKERERILKVINDALAVRPTLPDYKSISAAQLA, encoded by the coding sequence ATGAGTATTGCCTGGAAGGGTATATATCCCGCACTGACCACCAAACTAAATGCGAACGAAGAACTGGACCTCCCGCTGTTCAAACAAAACCTGGACGCGCAGCTCTCCGCCGGCATCGACGCCATTGTACTAGGCGGCACCCTTGGCGAAGCCAGCACCCTGACTACGAACGAAAAGGAAACGCTTACGAAGTTTGCGGTGGAGCAAACCACGGGAAAAATACCAGTGATCCTGAACATTGCTGAAGGTTCTACTGCAGAAGCATTGCAGCGTGCAAAAGAAGCAAAGGCATGGGGCGCTAAAGGCCTGATGATGCTGCCGCCAATGCGCTACAAAACAGACGCCCGTGAAACTGCGGCTTACTTTAAAACTGTAGCCAACTCCACGGACCTGCCCATCATGATTTACAACAACCCGGTTGATTATAAAACAGAGGTGACACTCGACGTGTTCGAAGAACTGGCGGAGTGTCCCAACATCCAGGCGGTGAAAGAGTCTACCCGCGACATCAGCAACGTAACGCGCATGCGTAATGCGTTTGGCGATCGTTTCAAAATCCTTTGCGGTGTAGATACGCTGGCTATGGAAGAACTGCTGATGGGTGCCGACGGATGGGTGGGTGGCCTCGTGTGTGCATTCCCGGAGGAAACAGTGGCTGTATATCGCCTGGTAAAAGCCGGTCGAATCGAAGAAGCACTGAAAATCTATCGCTGGTTCCTGCCGCTGCTCGAGTTGGATATTCACGCAAAACTCGTACAATACATTAAATTGGCAGAAGCACAGGTAGGCCTGGGTACCGAGTACGTAAGAGCACCGCGCCTGACCCTTATTGGTAAAGAACGTGAAAGGATCTTAAAAGTGATCAACGACGCCCTGGCTGTTCGCCCGACGCTGCCTGACTACAAATCGATTTCCGCCGCACAGCTGGCGTAA
- a CDS encoding aldehyde dehydrogenase (NADP(+)) — protein MQTPVTATTNVEEVMDNAAKAFDEYKRLSAARRADFLEAIAQELEAAKESLVAAAHAETNLPLPRLNGEVGRTTGQLRLFANLLREGSWVNAVIDTADPSRTPARPDLRKMSLPLGPVAVFSASNFPFAFSTAGGDTASALAAGCPVVVKGHSAHLQTSLLVFEAMQKAIKAAGVPEFTIQHITGPGNQVGKALVQHPAIAAVGFTGSFSGGTALVEYSSQRAVPVPVFAEMSSINPVVLFPDALKQQGAQLAQTYAGSITLGMGQFCTNPGLLLAVKSAELDQFVGLLAEDIAKVAPAKMLHSGICKSYHHGLEEVLSHKDVELVKQSAQAPADLEAYPTLARVTGAAFLADAALREEVFGPFSLVVVCENKAELVQVLKSLKGQLTTTLMATPTDIQANRDILDLQATLAGRIILNAAPTGVEVCAAMVHGGPFPATTDARFTSVGSSAIQRWVRPVCFQGFTDDMLPEELQNANPLNIWRNVNNQLTQSPLNA, from the coding sequence ATGCAAACGCCCGTTACAGCAACAACGAATGTAGAAGAAGTAATGGACAATGCCGCGAAGGCATTTGATGAATACAAACGCCTGTCGGCCGCCAGACGTGCGGATTTCCTGGAGGCGATCGCGCAGGAGCTGGAAGCGGCTAAAGAATCACTGGTAGCGGCTGCACATGCGGAAACTAACCTGCCTTTGCCGCGCCTCAACGGAGAAGTAGGCCGCACTACCGGTCAGCTTCGCCTGTTCGCAAACCTGTTGCGCGAAGGCAGCTGGGTGAATGCCGTGATCGATACAGCTGATCCGAGCCGTACGCCCGCCCGTCCGGATCTACGTAAAATGTCATTGCCATTGGGACCGGTAGCGGTGTTTAGTGCCAGCAACTTTCCTTTTGCCTTTTCTACAGCCGGTGGAGATACGGCGAGCGCGCTTGCTGCGGGTTGTCCGGTAGTGGTAAAAGGACACTCCGCACACTTACAAACATCTTTGCTGGTGTTTGAAGCGATGCAAAAAGCGATCAAAGCTGCAGGTGTACCTGAGTTTACTATACAACATATCACCGGCCCGGGTAACCAGGTAGGCAAGGCATTGGTGCAACATCCTGCAATTGCTGCCGTAGGTTTTACCGGTTCGTTCTCCGGTGGTACCGCACTGGTGGAGTACTCCAGCCAGCGCGCAGTACCGGTGCCGGTTTTCGCGGAGATGAGCAGTATTAACCCTGTCGTGCTCTTCCCGGACGCATTAAAACAACAGGGCGCACAACTGGCGCAAACTTATGCGGGCTCTATCACGCTCGGTATGGGACAATTCTGTACCAATCCCGGTTTATTACTGGCGGTTAAGAGCGCGGAGTTAGACCAGTTCGTGGGTTTACTGGCCGAGGACATTGCGAAGGTAGCGCCAGCGAAGATGCTGCATTCCGGTATCTGTAAATCTTACCATCATGGCCTGGAAGAAGTGCTGTCACATAAGGACGTGGAGTTGGTGAAACAGTCTGCACAAGCACCTGCCGACCTGGAAGCGTATCCGACATTAGCGCGTGTAACCGGTGCGGCTTTCCTTGCGGATGCTGCTTTGCGCGAAGAGGTGTTCGGACCGTTCTCGCTGGTAGTGGTCTGTGAAAACAAAGCCGAACTGGTACAGGTATTAAAAAGCCTGAAAGGACAACTCACCACTACGCTCATGGCTACACCGACCGACATACAGGCGAACCGTGATATACTGGACCTGCAAGCCACGCTGGCCGGCAGGATCATCCTGAACGCTGCGCCAACGGGCGTAGAGGTCTGTGCCGCGATGGTGCATGGTGGCCCGTTCCCGGCTACCACCGATGCGCGGTTCACCTCCGTGGGTTCGTCGGCGATACAGCGTTGGGTAAGGCCCGTATGTTTCCAGGGTTTTACAGATGATATGTTGCCTGAGGAATTGCAAAATGCCAATCCGCTCAATATCTGGCGTAACGTGAACAACCAGCTCACGCAATCGCCGCTGAACGCTTAA
- a CDS encoding putative Ig domain-containing protein gives MAQHKGAISLPVAKFATGSDERWSQPAFDDREWKQINTGTVWQSQGYTDYHGYAWYRIHVIIPSSLKDNAHWKDSLRVYLAHVNDVDETYLNGVKIGKTGRFPEDEGGYESKWPAVRQYHVAMNNPAIRWNEENVIAIKDYDGGGSGGIFMGSPYLDALERTDGLRVSVPQDRLQYTNKGMNAALLLQNQFNTTLHGVLQYTLYDVISAKDIRTSTVQVSLPPHQSQGLNWQAPNQEGLQLRYVFTEAGSGLKVADTLALPYILTPAITVFPKINNARVYGARPGHPFLFCIAATGEAPLTYEVTHLPQGLTLNAKTGVITGTTPAKGDYKLSVTVKNKRGLAKQQLTIKSGDQLSLTPPMGWNSWNCWGVNVSQDKVISSAQAMIDKGLTGHGWTYVNVDDGWVSPQRAADSSMVPNEKFPDMKGLGDWLHERGLKYGIYSSPGTLTCGGYLGSYGNERKDADTYAAWGVDYLKYDWCSYERIAASDTTLETYVKPFRVMQTALQAQPRDIFYNICQYGLKDVWKWGGANGAQSWRTTEDIEDTWESLLQIGFQQNKLYPYAHPGGWNDPDMMIVGQVGWGENLHPTRLTPEEQYTHVSLWCLLSAPLLIGCDLSKLDDFTLNLLTNDEVLAIDQDPLGKQAQRVLQTPAYEVWLKPLEDGSHALGIFNMQTTTNTVSLPWKSLGLQNKQQQVRDLWRQQDLGTVKDEYSVTLPPHGVRLLKIGK, from the coding sequence ATGGCACAACATAAAGGCGCTATATCGCTACCGGTGGCCAAGTTCGCTACCGGTAGCGATGAGCGTTGGAGCCAGCCTGCGTTTGACGACCGTGAATGGAAACAAATCAATACTGGCACGGTTTGGCAGTCGCAGGGATATACCGATTACCACGGTTATGCCTGGTATCGCATCCATGTAATCATTCCTTCTTCCCTGAAAGATAATGCACATTGGAAGGATAGTCTTCGCGTCTACCTCGCGCATGTAAACGACGTGGATGAAACGTACCTGAATGGCGTGAAAATCGGTAAGACAGGCCGCTTTCCCGAAGATGAGGGCGGCTACGAAAGTAAATGGCCAGCCGTTCGTCAATACCATGTGGCGATGAACAATCCCGCGATCCGCTGGAACGAAGAAAATGTAATCGCCATCAAAGACTACGACGGTGGCGGATCTGGCGGCATTTTTATGGGGAGTCCTTACCTGGATGCGCTTGAACGTACCGACGGACTGCGTGTATCCGTACCGCAAGATCGGCTGCAGTATACCAACAAAGGCATGAACGCCGCCTTGCTTTTACAGAATCAATTTAACACCACACTCCATGGAGTTTTGCAGTACACTTTGTACGATGTGATCTCCGCAAAAGACATTCGTACCAGTACGGTACAAGTATCGCTGCCGCCACACCAGTCGCAGGGACTGAACTGGCAGGCGCCCAACCAGGAGGGATTGCAGTTACGGTATGTATTTACTGAAGCAGGTTCCGGGTTGAAGGTAGCAGATACCCTCGCATTGCCTTACATCCTTACACCAGCAATAACAGTCTTTCCGAAGATAAATAATGCGCGCGTTTACGGTGCCCGTCCCGGCCACCCTTTCCTGTTTTGCATTGCAGCCACGGGCGAAGCGCCGCTCACTTACGAAGTAACGCATCTGCCCCAAGGCTTAACTTTAAATGCCAAAACCGGTGTTATTACCGGCACTACACCTGCGAAAGGCGACTATAAATTGTCTGTAACGGTTAAGAATAAACGAGGCTTGGCAAAGCAACAACTCACCATCAAATCGGGCGATCAGTTATCACTTACACCTCCTATGGGCTGGAACAGCTGGAACTGCTGGGGCGTAAACGTGAGCCAGGACAAAGTGATCAGCAGTGCGCAGGCCATGATTGACAAAGGCCTTACCGGCCACGGATGGACATATGTCAACGTAGATGATGGCTGGGTATCTCCCCAACGCGCCGCTGACAGCAGCATGGTGCCCAATGAAAAGTTTCCTGATATGAAGGGGCTCGGCGACTGGTTGCATGAACGTGGCCTGAAATACGGTATCTATTCATCTCCCGGAACACTCACCTGTGGTGGTTATCTCGGCTCTTACGGCAACGAACGAAAAGACGCAGATACCTATGCCGCCTGGGGCGTCGATTACCTCAAATACGACTGGTGCAGCTACGAACGCATCGCCGCCAGTGACACGACGCTGGAAACATATGTGAAACCTTTCCGCGTTATGCAAACCGCGTTGCAGGCACAACCGCGTGACATCTTCTATAACATTTGCCAGTACGGCCTTAAAGATGTGTGGAAGTGGGGAGGTGCGAATGGTGCACAAAGCTGGCGCACAACCGAAGACATTGAAGACACCTGGGAAAGTCTTTTGCAGATAGGCTTTCAGCAGAATAAACTATATCCTTACGCTCATCCCGGCGGCTGGAACGATCCGGATATGATGATCGTAGGACAAGTAGGCTGGGGTGAAAACCTGCATCCTACAAGACTTACGCCCGAAGAACAATATACGCACGTAAGTCTCTGGTGCCTGTTGTCTGCGCCTTTACTGATCGGCTGCGACCTCAGTAAACTCGACGACTTTACATTGAACCTGCTCACGAATGACGAAGTGCTGGCCATCGACCAGGACCCGCTCGGCAAACAGGCGCAGCGGGTGTTGCAAACGCCAGCGTACGAAGTGTGGTTGAAGCCATTGGAAGACGGTAGCCATGCGCTGGGCATATTCAACATGCAAACAACAACGAACACGGTTAGCCTGCCCTGGAAAAGCCTGGGCCTGCAAAATAAGCAACAACAAGTGCGCGACCTGTGGCGGCAACAGGACCTTGGCACGGTGAAGGATGAATACAGTGTAACACTGCCGCCGCATGGCGTAAGACTGCTGAAAATCGGCAAATAA
- a CDS encoding APC family permease, producing MTNQPKSFKQSFGLLDATMIVAGSMIGSGIFLVSADITRTTGSAGWLILIWIITGLLTVTAALSYGELSGMFPKAGGQYVYLKEAFGPLVGFLYGWSFFTVIQAGSIAAVGVAFAKFAAYIFPALSENNQLVSLGFLKISAAQVTSILLVVLLTFVNTRGVKEGKIIQTVFTLTKLAALFGLIIFGLLFAAKKEVWDANWATGFSLGKMDGQSLVAYSGLSVLGAIAGSMVGSLFSSDSWNNVTFIAGEIRNPKRNIGLSLFMGTAIVTMIYVATNLMYISIMPMQEIAYAENDRVGVVASRYIFGVNGTIIIAAFLMISTFGCNNGLILAGSRVCYTMAKDGLFFKRLGVLNKNAVPGKALWIQCVWASVLCLSGRYGELLDYVIFCVLIFYILTIIGIFRLRRTRPELPRPYKAFLYPVLPALYILAASVICFALLVYKPMYTWPGLGIVLLGIPVYYLVWGKNYKPETVESPAEAEIL from the coding sequence ATGACCAATCAACCAAAGTCATTTAAGCAATCGTTCGGATTGCTGGATGCCACCATGATCGTAGCAGGGTCTATGATCGGATCCGGCATTTTTCTCGTAAGCGCCGATATTACCCGCACCACCGGATCTGCCGGCTGGCTCATCCTCATATGGATAATTACCGGCCTTTTAACCGTTACCGCGGCCCTCAGTTACGGGGAGTTGAGCGGCATGTTCCCAAAAGCCGGCGGACAATACGTTTATCTCAAAGAAGCATTCGGTCCGCTCGTTGGGTTCCTTTATGGATGGAGCTTTTTCACGGTGATACAGGCCGGTTCTATCGCCGCAGTGGGAGTGGCCTTCGCCAAATTTGCAGCCTACATATTTCCTGCACTCAGTGAAAACAACCAGCTGGTCAGTCTCGGTTTCCTCAAAATATCTGCCGCACAAGTCACATCGATCCTGTTAGTAGTGTTGCTAACGTTTGTGAATACACGCGGCGTGAAGGAGGGTAAGATCATACAAACGGTATTTACGCTGACCAAGCTGGCAGCGCTGTTCGGGCTGATCATCTTTGGTTTGCTGTTCGCGGCGAAGAAAGAAGTATGGGACGCAAACTGGGCTACCGGCTTTAGTTTGGGCAAAATGGACGGTCAATCATTGGTGGCTTACTCCGGTTTATCCGTATTGGGCGCTATCGCCGGCAGTATGGTGGGCAGCCTGTTCAGCAGCGACTCCTGGAATAACGTGACCTTCATCGCCGGTGAGATCAGGAATCCCAAACGCAATATCGGCTTGAGTTTGTTTATGGGCACCGCGATCGTAACCATGATCTATGTAGCCACAAACCTCATGTATATCAGTATCATGCCGATGCAGGAAATCGCCTACGCAGAAAATGACAGGGTAGGTGTAGTTGCATCGCGGTACATTTTCGGCGTGAATGGTACCATCATTATCGCTGCTTTCCTGATGATATCGACCTTTGGTTGCAACAATGGTTTGATCCTCGCTGGTTCCCGCGTTTGTTATACCATGGCAAAAGACGGTTTGTTCTTTAAAAGACTTGGTGTGCTTAACAAAAATGCGGTGCCGGGTAAAGCGCTCTGGATTCAATGTGTATGGGCTTCGGTGCTTTGTCTCAGCGGCCGGTACGGAGAACTGCTCGATTATGTAATCTTTTGCGTGCTGATATTTTACATTCTCACGATCATCGGGATTTTCCGGCTGCGCCGCACGCGGCCTGAGCTGCCAAGGCCTTACAAAGCATTTCTTTATCCCGTATTACCGGCATTGTACATACTCGCGGCTTCTGTGATCTGCTTCGCGTTATTGGTGTACAAGCCAATGTACACCTGGCCCGGACTCGGTATCGTGTTATTGGGCATCCCGGTGTATTACCTGGTGTGGGGCAAAAACTATAAACCGGAAACCGTTGAGTCACCTGCTGAGGCAGAAATATTATAA
- a CDS encoding alpha-L-arabinofuranosidase C-terminal domain-containing protein, with protein MRKLLLSISGSLCITAALAQKEATVTVDVASPQARVAPTLHGIFFEEISHGGEGGLYAELVQNRGFEESRIPQGVQLKNGWLVPDPKPHWFLNGKPSEWRMPWEIKSDYPNWRMQQTGGSAMTIALTQEKPLNASTPRNLKVTVSRIAPGSRQEVINEGFWGMNAVKGDNYSLQFYARTAADYKGGVTVSLQSKNGRTLAQHTFNSIASDKWKKYTCQLQPTETDPQAELSIAFNSTGTAYLDFVSLFPEKTFKDRKNGMRNDLAQLLADMNPSFLRWPGGCFVEGITIESAPDWKKTIGPQERREATYSPWGYWASNGFGYHEFLQFCEDINADAMYVFNIGIACEMRSGTFYGEEKVPELIDNVLDAIEYAIGPANSTWGRIRAANGHPAPFPLKYLEIGNEQHGPAYAKRYNLFYKAIKEKYPQLELIASMGIGDINRHTLDSMHVVDIADEHAYKAAGWAFSHYDHFDKYKRGAWDVYVGEYATNNGVGAGNMKAALSDAAYIMGMERNGDLVKMSSYAPLLENVNTRHWPVNLINFDASRSFGRISYHLIKLMNEHRADQNFAASATLIKETNPTPLFAGGIGLATWDTQTDYKDIQVIKDGKVLYQSDFSARKEEWQKVVGGWDITDTTISMKQEGPQRLALLRDHQFDTYTLKLKARRNSGYNAFIIPFAVKDSKTMLRAHIGSWVNQNCVFESVTNGFDVADVSTQKRLPAPIKNGQWYDITLEVGREKVDCYLDGKLLMSFEQPQQFLAIAGRDDKNGDIIIKMVNAMPNAMATTLQLNGAGMLGDESQLTTLSAPGETLENSLDEPLKYVPQQTILTGIKNGSQLTLQPFSVNILRLKTKR; from the coding sequence ATGAGGAAATTATTGCTTAGCATATCCGGCAGCCTGTGTATCACTGCTGCTTTGGCTCAAAAGGAGGCTACCGTAACGGTAGATGTGGCCAGTCCTCAGGCGCGTGTCGCACCTACGCTGCATGGTATTTTCTTTGAGGAGATCAGTCATGGCGGCGAAGGCGGCCTGTACGCAGAGCTCGTACAGAACCGCGGTTTCGAGGAAAGCCGTATTCCGCAAGGTGTACAGTTAAAAAACGGTTGGCTGGTGCCAGATCCTAAACCGCATTGGTTCCTGAACGGCAAACCCAGCGAATGGCGTATGCCCTGGGAAATCAAAAGCGATTATCCTAACTGGCGGATGCAGCAAACCGGCGGCTCGGCGATGACGATTGCCCTTACGCAGGAAAAGCCTTTGAACGCGTCGACGCCGCGCAATCTCAAAGTGACGGTGAGTAGGATCGCACCGGGTTCGCGCCAGGAAGTGATTAATGAAGGCTTCTGGGGTATGAATGCGGTTAAGGGCGATAATTATTCGTTGCAATTTTACGCACGCACGGCTGCCGATTATAAAGGCGGGGTAACGGTTTCGCTCCAAAGTAAAAACGGCCGCACATTGGCGCAACATACTTTCAACAGCATCGCGTCCGATAAGTGGAAGAAGTATACCTGCCAGCTGCAACCCACCGAAACAGACCCGCAGGCGGAACTGTCGATTGCGTTTAACAGCACCGGCACCGCTTACCTGGACTTCGTTTCCCTCTTCCCGGAAAAGACATTTAAGGACCGCAAAAACGGGATGCGTAACGATCTTGCGCAGCTGCTGGCCGACATGAATCCTTCGTTCCTTCGCTGGCCCGGAGGATGTTTCGTAGAAGGTATCACGATCGAAAGTGCGCCAGACTGGAAAAAGACGATCGGGCCGCAGGAGCGGAGAGAGGCGACTTACAGTCCCTGGGGATACTGGGCCAGCAACGGTTTCGGTTACCACGAGTTCCTGCAGTTCTGTGAAGATATTAACGCCGATGCGATGTATGTGTTTAACATCGGTATCGCCTGCGAAATGCGCAGCGGCACTTTTTATGGAGAGGAGAAGGTACCGGAGTTGATCGATAATGTGCTGGACGCGATCGAATATGCCATCGGTCCTGCCAACTCCACCTGGGGGCGGATTCGCGCGGCCAACGGTCACCCTGCGCCGTTCCCCTTAAAGTACCTGGAAATCGGTAATGAACAACACGGGCCAGCTTATGCCAAACGTTACAACCTGTTCTACAAAGCCATTAAAGAAAAATATCCGCAGCTGGAACTCATTGCCAGTATGGGGATAGGAGATATTAACCGTCATACGCTGGATAGTATGCATGTTGTGGACATCGCTGACGAGCATGCTTATAAAGCCGCCGGCTGGGCGTTTTCGCATTACGACCACTTCGATAAATACAAACGCGGCGCCTGGGACGTGTACGTAGGAGAGTACGCCACTAATAATGGCGTGGGTGCCGGTAATATGAAAGCGGCGCTCAGCGATGCGGCTTATATTATGGGCATGGAGCGTAATGGCGATCTGGTGAAGATGTCGAGTTACGCGCCGTTGTTGGAGAACGTGAATACCCGCCACTGGCCCGTGAATCTAATCAACTTCGATGCTTCGCGCAGTTTCGGCCGCATCTCTTATCACTTGATTAAGTTGATGAATGAGCATCGCGCCGACCAGAACTTCGCCGCATCTGCCACACTGATCAAAGAAACGAATCCCACGCCGCTGTTTGCAGGCGGTATTGGTCTGGCTACCTGGGATACGCAAACGGATTATAAAGACATACAGGTAATAAAAGATGGAAAAGTCTTGTATCAAAGTGACTTTTCAGCCCGCAAAGAAGAATGGCAAAAAGTAGTGGGTGGATGGGATATTACGGATACCACGATCTCCATGAAACAGGAAGGTCCTCAGCGTCTCGCGTTGTTGAGAGATCATCAGTTTGATACTTATACCTTGAAGCTGAAAGCCCGCCGTAACAGTGGCTACAACGCTTTCATCATCCCATTCGCCGTGAAGGATAGCAAAACGATGCTGCGTGCCCATATCGGCTCCTGGGTAAACCAAAACTGTGTATTCGAGTCAGTAACTAATGGTTTCGATGTGGCGGATGTATCTACCCAGAAAAGATTACCTGCGCCAATTAAGAACGGCCAATGGTACGATATTACCCTGGAGGTAGGCAGAGAGAAAGTAGACTGCTACCTTGACGGAAAGCTGCTCATGTCTTTCGAACAACCACAACAATTCCTGGCCATTGCCGGCCGCGATGACAAGAACGGTGACATCATCATCAAAATGGTGAATGCAATGCCAAATGCGATGGCTACTACTTTGCAGCTGAATGGCGCCGGTATGTTAGGGGATGAATCGCAACTCACGACGCTCAGCGCACCCGGCGAAACGCTGGAGAACTCGCTGGACGAGCCGCTGAAATATGTGCCGCAGCAGACGATTTTAACCGGGATCAAAAACGGCAGCCAGCTTACCCTGCAACCTTTCAGTGTGAATATACTGCGGTTAAAGACGAAGCGCTAA
- a CDS encoding 4-hydroxyproline epimerase, with amino-acid sequence MTNKTSVNKKTFFCIDAHTCGNPVRLVAGGGPVLEGANMSEKRGHFLKEFDWIRKGLMFEPRGHDMMSGSILYAPHDPANDVAVLFIETSGCLPMCGHGTIGTITIAVEEGLVTPKVPGIIRMEAPAGLVNIEYVQEGRKVKSVKLTNVASYLAAENIEVECPDLGMLKVDVSYGGNFYAIVDVQENFPGLEHFTSSQLVSWAREMRKRINEKHSFVHPDNPTINGCSHVLWAGATIDPTATARNAVFYGDKAIDRSPCGTGTSARMAQWYAKGKLKKGDEFVHESIIGSKFIGRIEEETTVGGKPAIRPSIEGWARIYGYNTISIDPEDDPFAYGFTVI; translated from the coding sequence ATGACTAATAAGACGAGCGTGAATAAAAAGACATTTTTTTGTATTGATGCGCATACCTGCGGTAACCCGGTTCGCCTGGTAGCGGGCGGCGGTCCTGTATTGGAAGGGGCTAACATGAGCGAGAAGCGTGGTCACTTTTTGAAAGAATTCGACTGGATCCGTAAAGGACTGATGTTTGAACCCCGTGGTCATGATATGATGAGTGGCAGTATTTTGTACGCCCCACATGACCCCGCCAATGACGTAGCGGTACTGTTTATCGAAACAAGCGGTTGCCTGCCGATGTGTGGTCACGGTACGATTGGTACCATTACCATTGCAGTGGAAGAAGGACTGGTGACGCCGAAAGTGCCGGGTATTATCCGCATGGAGGCGCCGGCCGGCCTGGTTAATATCGAGTATGTGCAGGAAGGTCGTAAGGTAAAAAGCGTGAAACTCACCAACGTGGCTTCTTATCTCGCCGCAGAAAATATTGAAGTGGAATGTCCCGACCTGGGGATGTTGAAAGTGGACGTGTCGTACGGTGGCAATTTCTACGCCATCGTAGATGTGCAGGAAAACTTCCCCGGACTCGAGCACTTCACATCCTCACAACTTGTATCCTGGGCTCGGGAAATGCGCAAACGCATTAACGAGAAACACAGCTTCGTGCATCCTGATAATCCAACGATCAACGGCTGCTCGCATGTGTTGTGGGCCGGCGCGACCATCGATCCGACGGCTACGGCGCGTAACGCGGTGTTCTACGGTGATAAAGCAATCGACCGTTCTCCCTGTGGTACCGGTACTTCTGCCCGCATGGCGCAGTGGTATGCGAAAGGTAAGCTGAAAAAGGGCGATGAGTTTGTACATGAGAGCATTATCGGTTCCAAGTTCATCGGTCGCATCGAGGAAGAAACGACGGTGGGAGGCAAGCCGGCTATCCGTCCGAGTATTGAGGGATGGGCGCGCATTTATGGATACAACACGATTTCCATCGACCCGGAAGATGATCCGTTCGCATACGGCTTTACCGTTATCTAA
- a CDS encoding NAD(P)/FAD-dependent oxidoreductase: MGNQVIIIGGGIIGLSSAFYLQEAGYEVTVVDKTDMSNGCSYGNAGYICPSHFVPLAAPGIVAQGFKWMLNSKSPFYVQPRLNKELISWGLQFMKSANARHVQRSAIPLRDIALLSKNLYEEWTSVPGIDFAYEPKGMLEFFKDEASAHHAEHSVKASRDLGLDARLIGREEVQKMEPDAKLDILGAVYFACDSQLYPNKLMSSLQTYLAGKGVKFLHNTEVTGFVTNGERISGIKTPQETLTAAEVVLATGVWSGQLAKQLSLNIPMVGGRGYSVTLENSPYKLHHSIILSEARVAISPMDGNKLRFGGTMEITGIDAPPRMKRVQGILESVKKYLPEYDIAMPAEKDVWYGYRPCSADGLPHLGKTSRWKNLTVATGHSMLGISLGAATGKLVQEIVQGKPTSMDIRPFEVERF; encoded by the coding sequence ATGGGAAATCAGGTGATTATTATCGGCGGCGGCATTATCGGTTTAAGCAGCGCTTTCTATTTACAGGAAGCGGGCTACGAGGTGACGGTCGTAGATAAAACAGACATGTCAAATGGCTGCTCGTACGGCAACGCCGGTTATATTTGTCCCAGCCACTTCGTTCCGCTGGCGGCACCGGGCATCGTTGCACAAGGCTTTAAATGGATGCTCAATTCCAAAAGCCCGTTTTATGTACAACCCAGACTCAATAAGGAATTAATCAGCTGGGGACTGCAATTCATGAAAAGCGCGAACGCCAGACACGTTCAACGTTCGGCCATCCCGCTGCGCGACATTGCATTGCTCAGCAAAAACTTATACGAAGAGTGGACCAGCGTGCCTGGTATCGATTTCGCGTATGAGCCGAAGGGAATGCTGGAGTTTTTTAAAGATGAAGCCAGCGCCCATCATGCAGAACATAGCGTAAAAGCCTCCCGCGACCTGGGTCTCGACGCCCGGCTGATCGGTCGCGAAGAGGTGCAGAAGATGGAACCTGACGCAAAACTGGACATTCTCGGCGCGGTGTACTTCGCCTGCGATTCGCAGTTGTATCCGAATAAGCTGATGAGCAGCCTGCAAACCTATCTCGCGGGTAAAGGCGTAAAATTCCTGCACAACACGGAAGTAACCGGCTTTGTTACTAACGGGGAGCGCATCTCCGGAATTAAAACACCGCAGGAAACACTCACTGCGGCTGAAGTGGTTTTGGCAACCGGTGTGTGGAGCGGACAACTGGCCAAACAATTATCCCTGAACATCCCGATGGTGGGCGGTCGCGGTTACTCTGTAACGCTGGAGAACTCTCCTTATAAATTACACCACTCGATTATCCTGAGCGAAGCCCGTGTAGCCATTTCTCCTATGGACGGCAATAAGCTGCGTTTCGGTGGTACGATGGAAATCACCGGCATTGATGCGCCTCCCCGTATGAAGCGGGTGCAGGGCATTCTGGAATCAGTGAAAAAATACCTGCCCGAATACGACATTGCCATGCCGGCAGAAAAAGATGTGTGGTACGGCTATCGTCCATGTAGTGCAGATGGATTGCCGCATTTAGGCAAGACCTCCCGCTGGAAAAACCTGACGGTGGCTACTGGTCACTCGATGCTCGGCATCAGTCTGGGTGCGGCCACCGGTAAACTCGTGCAGGAAATCGTGCAGGGAAAACCAACTTCCATGGATATTCGTCCCTTTGAAGT